Proteins co-encoded in one Oreochromis aureus strain Israel breed Guangdong linkage group 3, ZZ_aureus, whole genome shotgun sequence genomic window:
- the LOC120439419 gene encoding tripartite motif-containing protein 16-like, giving the protein MAQKGVQLDRETFSCSICLDLLKDPVTTACGHSYCMNCIKTHFDEEDRKGIHSCPQCSKTFTPRPVLEKNTMLAALVEQLKKTGLQAAPTDHCYAGPEDVACDVCTGRKRKAIKSCLSCPASYCRKHLEPHYDAAPLKKHKLVAPSKKLQENICSRHDEVMKIFCRTDQQSICYLCLMDEHKGHETVPAAAERTEKQKELEVRRLNIQQRIQEREKDVKLLQQEVEAINGSADKAVEDSEKMFTELIRLIQKRSSDVKQQVRSQQETEVSRVKELQEKLEQEIAELKRKDGELEQLSHTEDHNQFLHNYPSLSALSESTHSSSINIRPLSYFEDVTAAVSETRDKLQDILREEWTNISLTVTEVDVLLSPPEPKTRAEFLKYSRKITLDPNTAYTKLLLSKGNRKATKMKQEQSYSDHPDRFADHCQVLSRESLTGRCYWELKRRGRAVGVAVAYKNICRADFYSVFGNNDKSWGLYCYTNRFIFFHNIF; this is encoded by the coding sequence ATGGCACAGAAAGGAGTTCAGCTGGACCGAGAAACCTTctcttgttccatctgtttggatctactgaaggatccggtgactacagcctgtggacacagctactgcatgaactgtattaaaaCCCACTTTGATGAAGAAGACAGGAAgggaatccacagctgccctcagtgtaGCAAGACGTTCACACCGAGGCCTGtcctggagaaaaacaccatgttagcagctttagtggagcagctgaagaaaactggactccaagctgctccaactgatcactgctatgctggacctgaagatgtggcctgtgatgtctgcactgggagGAAGCGGAAAGCCATCAAGTCCTGTTTATCTTGTCCAGCCTCTTACTGTAGGAAACACCTCGAACCTCACTATGATGCAgctccattaaagaaacacaagctggtggccccctccaagaagctccaggagaacatctgctctcgtcatgatgaggtgatgaagattttctgtcgtactgatcagcagagtatctgttatctctgcttgatggatgaacataaaggccatgaaacagtcccagctgcagcagaaaggactgagaagcagaaggagctcgaggtgagacgactaaacatccagcagagaatccaggagcgagagaaagatgtgaagctgcttcaacaggaggtggaggccatcaatggctctgctgataaagcagtggaggacagtgagaagatgttcactgagctgatccgtctcatccagaaaagaagctctgatgtgaagcagcaggtcagatcccagcaggaaactgaagtgagtcgagtcaaagagcttcaggagaagctggagcaggagatcgctgagctgaagaggaaagacggcgagctggagcagctctcacacacagaggatcacaaccagtttctacacaactacccctcactgtcagcactcagtgagtctacacactcatccagcatcaatattcgtcctctgagctactttgaggatgtgacagcagctgtgtcagagaccagagataaactacaggacattctgagagaggaatggacaaacatctcactgacagtcactgaagtggatgttttactgtcaccaccagagccaaagaccagagctgaattcttaaaatattcacgtaaaatcacactggatccaaacacagcatacaCAAAACTGTTATTATCTAAGGGGAacagaaaagcaacaaaaatgaaacaagaacagtcttattctgatcatccagacagattcgcTGATCACTGTCAGGTActgagtagagagagtctgactggacgttgttactgggagctgaagaggagagggagagcaGTTGGTGTAGCAGTTGCATACAAGAATATTTGCAGGGCAGACTTTTACTCTGTTTTTGGAAACAATGACAAATCTTGGGGATTATATTGCTACACAAAcagatttatattttttcacaACATTTTCTGA